From the genome of Reinekea thalattae:
TACTCGTGAGCGCTTCGGCTTGCAAACCACAGATGTGACTGACAATACGCGAATCGTTATCTTGGAAACTGAAAGTCAGGTTGTTGGCATTTTGGTTGATGCTGTCGCAGAGGTTGTTTATTTACGTCAGTCAGAAATCGAGGTTGCGCCGAATGTGGGTAACGAAGAAAACTCTCGTTATATCCAGGGTGTGAGCCATAAAAATGACGAGCTATTGATTCTTATTGAAATCAAAAACCTGCTGACTGAAACAGAATGGGCGGAAATCGCCGACCTGTAATTTATCTTGGCTTGAATCCTGCTAAGTACCCATAGATGTGTCAATTTTATGGAGACGACAATTATGGTGATGCTTGGCGGGATTCAACTTTCAATTATTGAGCTAGTACTTTCTTCTTGTTTAGCGCTGTTCGCGTTAATCACACTTTTTTCCTTACATCGTATCTCACGTTTGCAAGCGCAACTGGCGCATCTGCATGACGAGGCTTTTCGTGAAATCAAAATGGTCAATCAGGGCGCTATTGGCTTGGGTCGACGTTTTTCTCATTTAGAAAGCAATATGAAAAATCGTGCAGCTGCTGTTGCAGCACCGGTTGAGCCTGTTTCTGCAACCCAAACACAAGAGCCAGAAATGACGGCGCAGGCGTTTGAAGCTTATCGTCGACAAGCGATGGCCGAGAGTGAAGCGGTAGAGCAAGCCTCTGTGCAAACTGCACAAAAAGCAGCACCGACTCGGCGTTTTAAAACGGTTGCTGAGCAGTCTTTATCTCGCTGGATGAATGAGCAAAAAATGGCTTAGTAGCTAAGACCATAAAATAGGCTGTCATTAAATGCATAGCTACTTGCTGAGCAACATTAGGATGTCAGTCGTCAACTCACCGACGCCCAGTAAACAACTGGGTGTCAGCGGTTTAGGTTGCTGATAGTCGTTAGCCGCAGAGTGCTAGCTAA
Proteins encoded in this window:
- a CDS encoding chemotaxis protein CheW; the encoded protein is MTTQTAKGGEDPILQWVTFRLENETYGINVMQVREVLRYSEIAPVPGAPSYVIGIINLRGNVVTVVDTRERFGLQTTDVTDNTRIVILETESQVVGILVDAVAEVVYLRQSEIEVAPNVGNEENSRYIQGVSHKNDELLILIEIKNLLTETEWAEIADL